Sequence from the Syntrophorhabdaceae bacterium genome:
GATGATGAAGGAAGGGCTGTTGAGAACAAATTCCGCAATCTTCGCAGCAGTTGTCCTGTTGGTCTTGATACCAGTATTATGCTGCGGAGATAGCCTCATCGAGGCCGCGAAGAGGGGCGATGCCTTGACGGTAAGTCGATTCATTAAGGCGGGCGTTGATCCGAATTCAAGAGACTCTGACGAGAGGACGGCGTTAATATGGGCCGCCGCCAAAGGGCACAAAGACGTAGTAAACTTGCTATTAAGCAGCGGCGCGGCCGTGAATGCGGCGGATAACGCGGGAAATACGGCCTTGATCTTGCCGTCGGCCACGGGCAGTTCCGAAATGGTTGGCATCCTCCTATCGAAAGGGGCTGACCCAAATGCGAGAGCAAAGAACGGGTTTACCCCTCTATATGTGGCGGTAAGCAAAGGCGAGGAGAAAACCGTGAGGCTACTCTTGGAGAATGGTGCCGATCCGAACAAACCGGGATATTCTGGTTTGTCTGTACTCGCGGCCGCTGTTGCTTCAAAAAATGTAAAGATTGTAGACGTGTTGCTCGATCATGGGGCTACGGGCCCTGAAGTAACAATTTCTGAACCGAAGACCAGCCAGAAGACACCGGACCCGAAGACGGTGACACAGCCTCAAATCAAGTCGTACGCCAATGACTATTTTACTATGTTGCTGTTCCTGTTGAACCGTATGCCCGACTATCTGCGCGAAAACGCAATCCCGGTCTTCAAGAAATATAACCTGATAGACGCGCAAATTGTAGCCGGTTATTCCCAGCAAGAAGACAAATTTGAAATGCTCTTAACTTCTGGCGGATCCACTCCCGTTTTCAAGACAGATTGGGTTGATCCATTGTTCAAATTCTTGAGTAAGCGTGGAGACTTTCCCCCGATGAGTTTCAGGAATGGAAGCGTGACCCTGGATAGTCAAACAAACGTGGTCATAGATTCCGGGATGGAATTGATGGTTGGAGAAAAGACATACAGGTACACCAAGGATAAAGACTGGGAGCTAATAAAATAGCAAATGCCTCCTGAAATTCAACGTTCTCAATTGATGATCAGTTGTCGAGCGATTGGCCTCGACACCTGCTCTTTCAAAAGCATAGTATTTGAGAGACCGGCGAACCAACCGTTAATTTCCCGGGTCAAGCGACACAAAATGACAGCCTTTTATTTTGTGACTTCGGAGGAGCGATGACGCAGTTTTCGATTGCGTGGGAGATTGTTCCGTGAGCACAAACACGTGCCGTAGCTGCGGCGCGACCCTCTTTGGACAGATGGTATCCCGGTGTTATAAATGTGGTAACCCCGTTGATATCCGTTCTGAGACAGAGAGACAACGGAATGCAGCCACCTTAGAGGCCAGACGGCAAAAAGCTGCCGACCCCGAACTTAAAAAGAAGTACTCGATTCTGTACGAAGCCATACAGAAAGACGCAGCCTGCGTTTACTACTCAGCAGGCCGCCGGGTTTCCATTTTTCGTGGCGAAGATGCATGGGGGGCGTTTGTTGCCGAC
This genomic interval carries:
- a CDS encoding ankyrin repeat domain-containing protein, coding for MMKEGLLRTNSAIFAAVVLLVLIPVLCCGDSLIEAAKRGDALTVSRFIKAGVDPNSRDSDERTALIWAAAKGHKDVVNLLLSSGAAVNAADNAGNTALILPSATGSSEMVGILLSKGADPNARAKNGFTPLYVAVSKGEEKTVRLLLENGADPNKPGYSGLSVLAAAVASKNVKIVDVLLDHGATGPEVTISEPKTSQKTPDPKTVTQPQIKSYANDYFTMLLFLLNRMPDYLRENAIPVFKKYNLIDAQIVAGYSQQEDKFEMLLTSGGSTPVFKTDWVDPLFKFLSKRGDFPPMSFRNGSVTLDSQTNVVIDSGMELMVGEKTYRYTKDKDWELIK